The following is a genomic window from Malus sylvestris chromosome 7, drMalSylv7.2, whole genome shotgun sequence.
CGGATAAACTCGATTGGGTTCAATGACCACAAGACAAAGGTTAACTTGCAAAAAAATGGAGGGGCAAAGGCGGACGAGGAGGCTATCTTCACTATTTTTATAGTGCTTAGTCCAAGTAAAACTAATCCACGTAGTCATGAAGCTGATTCAATTCTAATTAGGAGCTTCACGGTTAAGAGTAAAAGAGGAGGATTTTAGTCattaagggtatattagtactttCATATCAacttttgattataattatcataaacttAAATGAGTAATTACATTCTATATCCAtagttttgttattttccaaatttccccaTCACTATTCCCATCATTCGATGTAAGACGACTTTTCGATTTCCCCCGAAAACTATGGCTGCATACGATGTCGTTTCAAGAGACGTACTTGGTTTTTTTACGTCATGTCGTTCTTTTGACAACTATTTAGATTGGATACAACATGTCGCTCATTTTTAGAGTAAAATAAGTCCGAATAAATCTGAACAAACATAGttctaacaattttttttgttacaaatGATAGCGTTAGTGTGTTAAATTGTTTATTCTTAGGGGAGAGGGAGGTCGGTCCAAAACGTTTGAGTAAGGGTCATCTCCAATGCAAATTCCTCTAAATTTTTGGTCGAATGTAGATGACCATTTTATGAGAATTTAGAATTTGAGTCTAAGAAACTTCTTGAAGATGGTATATAGTAGAACCGAATAGCCATGGTTTTGGGTATTTGCCAGACTAAGATGGAGGATCTAAATTCCGGGAATAGTGATGTTTCGAAAGCTTTtcaatgattaaaaaaatgtttcagTTCATTGGAATGAATATTCAAGTGGAAAGTAATAGACTTTTATTAGGATATTTGGTAAGTTTGTTAGGGCTTCCGGCTGCCCATCATTCCAGTTGTAGCTGTAATCTTCTTCAATGATAGGAGTATATTACGCAacgtttgtttttttaatttatctaTAAATACGTTCACTAAAAGAAATATATAGAAGTAACTAATTAACTAACTAGATTTGATGAAACACAGCATTAGTGAGAGGCTGCAGACAACTAAACCCCCAAACAGAATAAACAAACTGTTGACATTTGAAAAACCtacaacaaatttgagaaagCTACTAGTACTGCAGTACACTaattagtgtgtgtgtgtatatatatatatatactcattacATGACAGTTTTTTCACGCCACTCAATACGACTGGTACATGCTTGATCATCAATGGTGCTAGTACTGCCTCCAAATGATTCTACTGCAGGATGAATGGCGGGGTTAGGATACTTAAAACCATGAGTTTTGTAATATTTATTGAAGTGAAGATTGCAGAGAACTACAAAGAGGAAGGTGACGATGTAGATAGACATGGCAGCACATTTGAACCATAAAGGAAATGGGATGGAGATGGATATGAAGAAGGCTGTGACCCCAAAGAAGAGGCCAAGTTGATGGAAAATCGGGGCAATTGTTATCCCAGCGGGACAGTAGTTGAAGTGAATAAACTTGCTTACCAAGATACAAGTGAAGGCAAGTAAGACTGAGAATCCAAGAAAGTAAAAGATTACAGGGAGATGGAGCTGGCCGGGGGGACCTTGGAATGGGAGAAATGCTATTCCAATCGCCGCTGTAAAGCAAAACATTACGATTATTGTTGTCCAATCTAAGTTGTTGTTGTCGTACTTATTGTTAGTCCTCCCGTCTTCAACTTCTTGCCTTGCGGCATCTAGGTCACGATCGGAATCGCGATCTCGATCGATGGGACCAATTGTCAGAAGTTTGAGCCTTTGGATTGGCGTTACTGTAACTGCAAGGAGAAAAGGCTTAAAGTACTGATCCCAAGCAGTATTaacaacataactcattttattCTGCACAAAGGTAGGTAGAGATGGAGATATATCGAGGGGTAGAGGTACTTGATGATGATATGGTTTGTGAGATTTGATGGTTTGAATGGAAGTGGTATTTGAATACTCAGGAAATGGTTTGCATCCAGATATATAGACAGgcaaagagagagaaatgacaGATGTCGTGGTAGAGAGAATGGTAGTacagaaggagagagagatgtcTCGGAGAtatagagagaggagagagaaatgggAGATAAATGGTCgtagagaggggagagaggacagaggagagagagatgtcTCGGAGAtatagagagaggagagagaaatgggAGATAAATGGTAGTAGAGAGAGGAagtagagagaggagagaggactgagaagagagagatgtctCGGAGAtatagagagaggagagagaaatgggAGAATCGGGAGATGTcttggagagaggagagagaagagaccTTACCTagtaatttgaaaaaaaagcaaattctatatttaattaataaggGTCACTTTGATGCATGGCATTGGCATGTCTTGGAATCTTGACACTGGATATTGTTGTGAGTAGGAGTGGGTGCGGTTTTATTTCGTGTGGTTTTgagtaaaactaaaattaaaattgtaagTTTTGACGATTTGATGCGATGCGGGTTTGAAATTAAaatcgaaatgaaaccaaatcaTATGGTTCGGTTCAGTTTGGTTTTAAACGGTTTTGGTGCTGTTTCATTGTTTGAAAAAACTATTATGATTACCTAGTTATATCTCATTTCATTTTCCTTTGATATACACTTCAATTCTCTCATATGAGCAGCATTTActatttgtttttcattttacatGTCTTCTATGTTTGTCGGATTCTTCAAATCTtgattaaaacataaaataaaaataagcaacaacaacaattaataacagttaaaaaaaattatttgcatATCCTGGCTGTGTTGCCTTCTACATCGTGTCATCTGATaaattttcttattcttttctttactttttctttgcttttcaaGACACACATTTTTGGCAATTTGGAGCTTAGATTAAACACAAGCATGTGTGTCCCATGTTGGGAATACCCGACACCCCTTTCTCTCCGATCTGGTCTGGTCTCACCGGCACCCCTTTCTCTCTGTTTGGTTGGTGGGAAAACCTGGACTGGCCGATAGTAGACTTAGGCGGCTCAACTTGtttggtcaacatgtttttCTTGTAACGCTTATTTAGGTCCTTCCAATGTATGAACTCGTGGCTGCCGAGTCTACCATTAGTCGTTCTCGCTCACTTCCGCTTCGGCCTTCAGATTTGTTTGGATTGCTGCCGACCGGAGAtttgagaaaataattaaaatttggatTTGGACATTTACGGAATGTATCaccttttaatttttatgataattataatcaaaagtTTATATGAAAGTATAGTGTATTTTTATAATAAGgtttttccaaaaaataaataaataaaataaggatCGAATGTCTTTTTACTGCCATTTACAACCATCTTTGTCCTTTCAACTTCGTTAGCAAAAAAATGAAGCGGTGGAAGAAGATAGGGAGGCTAGCTTCACTATTTTTATAGTACTTAGTACAAGTAAAGCCAATCCAACTTAGTCATGAAGCTAATTCAATCCTAATTAGGAAGATGAAAGAAACGAAGCTTCACGGTTAAGAGTAAAAGAGGAATTTTAGTCATTAAAGGTATATTAATACTTTCATATTAacttttgattataattatcataaacttAAAAGGGTAATCATATTCTATGTAGGGTCCatagttttgttatttttcaaatttcccCATTACTATTCCCATCATTCGATGTAATATGACTTTTGATTTCCCATTAAAACTGTGGCTCCTTTCAAGAGACGTActtagttttgttatttttcaaatttcccCATCACTATTCCCATCATTCGATGTAATATGACTTTTTGATTTCCCACAAAAACTGTGGCTCGTTTCAAGAGACGTACTTTGTCTTTTTACGTCATGTCATCCTTTTGACAACTATTTAGATTGGATACAACATGTCgcttattttcaaattaaaataaGTCCGAATAAATCTAAACAAACATAGTtatgactaattttttttattacaaatgatAACGTTAATAAGTTAAATTGTTTATTCTTAGGGGAAGAGGGGTCAGTCCAAAACCTTTTAGTAAAGGTCATCTCGAATGCAAATTCTTCTAAATTTTTGGTCGAATGTAGATGACCAATATATGAGAGTTTAGAATTTGAGTCTAagaaacttttttatttttttaattaaaagatGAGTAGTTGTTGGCTTCGCCACGGCAGTCCACTTTTTTAGGGGCCTAAGAAACTCCTTAAATATGGTATATGGTAGAAGAGAAGGGTTGTTGATTTTAAACATCTGATTAAACACCATCCATGAACATAATTAATCTTTTATATAACGATGCAGTATGCAGTAGAGTTACTGAATTAACAAACTTGAACTCCAAACACAATTAACAAGAGCTTAATCACTTCACTTATGAAGGCCAGTTTCTACACCAACCAGACCACGCAGACACCAAACCACTAATCCCAAGAGTGACTGCATGATTACAGAACGGATTAGGCTCGATATCCGCGATTCCGATGACCAAATCCGCAATGTTAGCCGCCACTGCCATTAATCTCTCATCACTCTGTCACCCCTAATCTTCCTCAAACTCTCGCTCTTCATCTCCGCAGACTTGTCTTCCAAGGCAGCAACCTTCTTCTCCGCCTCCACACCCTCTTTCAGCGCAATGAAATCCAAAACGATGAAGAACACGTACCCGAACGACTCACCAAACGCCGATATAAAGCTCATCTTTTGCGCCAGATTCGGGCTCAGAGTCCCAATTCTGGACAGCCAGAGAAAATGGTCGAAAAAGAAGTAGACCATCTCCCCTGCATTAGCAAGAACAGCTAGGAACCGAATCGTAGGGGTTGATCCAGGGCTTCTTCTCAACGCATTGAATCCTGTGAGAAACCGGCCCGTTCGAAAGGCCTTCCGGCTAAGCCCGGATGCAACTTCCCACTGCTTGGCTCGCTGTGCGATTTCGGGGTTTTTGGCCTCGGCGTGCCAGTGCGCAATCTTGGAGATGTATTGGAAGGTTTTGACAAGCTTGTCAATGCCGTCTCTCTTTGCCAGGAAGATAACAAGTTTGTCAACTGTGTCGTTCATGATTGAAAATCTGTGTTGCGCACAGATGGTTTGGTTGTGGTTGGCGATGAAGAACTAAGAATCGCGCCAGCTCGATCGGAGAATTTGGCGAGGAAGATCTAACAAGTTTGTCACTTGTGTCGTCTCTCGCTCACTTCCGCTTCGGCCTTCAGATTTGTTTGGATTGCTGCCGACCCGGAGATTGAGAAAATGATTAAAATTTGAACTTTTACAGAATGTATCACCTTTTAAAtttggcttattatattaatacaccctacattttctttttcatttaaaaattatcttaatacggGACATTCTCACTATACatcttatattttgtacatacaccCTACATTTTCTATATATCTCACATttttcaaatcttataacactcatttttaattttcaataacTGAATCTAACTATTTGAACGTTTAGTTTGCTGAAAGATTTCAAATCATCTAAAAGTGGCAAGGCCTAGAGTCATGGGAGGGGTTTCATTTTGTATCCGCACTAGGCACTCAATGTACATGTATTGACCTTCCACTCCACAATATctacatgacatgttaaaagcATGCAATCTATCATGGCCGCAAAACGAACAAACCAATCGAAAGCCCCAACCAACACTAATTACGTTTCTCAATCCCGCAAAAAGTGCAATATACTTGTAGAGGTTGGAGAGTCTTCAAcaacctttttttcttcttcaagttGGATTTGACTCAAAGTATCTTTAAAAacccttgttttttctttttctttttctttttctttttcttcttcttcttcaagtcgAGATCGACTCAGAGAGTCTTCAACAGcccattcgtcaaaaacaatttttctgaATCAACATGTTtatagtttcattggttagagttttgttcaacaattgaGGGTGggagggttttgatagttgagaagataaataatacgctaaaagtgattttgggtgtatttagaattatttaaaaaaaaaacctaataaggtcaaaattgtcattgcatagtgggataaataagtcatttaatattaaattttaatgtggtgtgctaatataaaaagccttaatttttatgataattataatcaaaagtTGATATGAAAGTATAATGTCTTTTTATAGTAAGgtttttccaaaaaataaataaataaaataaggatTGAATGTCTTTTTACTGCATTTACAACCATCTTTGTCCTTTCAGGTCAAAAGTCGACTCGCAAAAAAATGGAGCGGCAGAGGCAGACAGAGAGGCTAGCTTCAATATTTTTATAGTGCTGAGTCCAAGTAAAGCTAATCCAACTTAGTCAGGAAGCTGATTCAATTCTAATTAAGAAGATGAAAGAAACAAGGCTTCACGGTTAAGAGTAAAAGATGAAGAATTTAGTCATTAAGGGTGTATATGTactttcatatcaaattttgattataattatcataaacttAAAAGGGTAATTATATTCTATATAGGGTCCAtagttttgttattttccaaatttcccccTGATCACTATTCCCATCATTCGATGTAACACGACTTTTCGATTCCCTCCGAAAACTGTGGCTGCATATGATGTCATTTCAAGAGACGTACATGGTTTTTTTACGTCATGTCGTCCCTTTGACAACTATTTAGATTGAATACAACATGTATCGCTCATTTTCAGAGTAAAATAAGTCCAAATAAATATGAACAAACATAGttatgattattttatttttttgttacaaaTTAGCATTAGTGTGTTAAATTGTTTATTcttaggggagagagagaggtccAAAACCTTTTAGTAAGGGTCATCTCCAATGCAAATTCCTCTAGATTTTTGGTCGAATGTAGATGACCAATATATGAGAATTTAGAATTTGAGTCTAAGAAACTTCTTGAAGATGGCATATAGTAGAACCGAATAGCCATGGTTTTGGGTATTTGCCAGACTAAGATGGAGGATCTAAATTCCGGGAATAGTGATGTTTCGAAAGCTTTTCAATGATTGAAAAAATGTTTCAGTTCATTGGAATGAATATTCAAGTGGAAAGTAATAGACTTTTATTAGGACAATTGGTAAGTTTGTTGAAGGGCTTCCGGCTGCCCGTCATTCCAGTTGTAGCTGTAATCTTCTTCAATGATAGGAGTATATTATGCAACgtttgttctttaatttatcTATAAATACGTTCACTAAAAGAAATATATAGAAGTAACTAATTAACTAACTAGATTTGATTAGAcatggcattcgtgtcgtgtttttcgtgttcgtgtcgttttcgtgtcatacccgatatcttaacgggtcgtgtcgtgtaacacccgttaaaataaacgggtaaaatgacccgacctgaaatcgacccgataatattaacaggtaatatgacccaacccgttacccgttaaggaaaatatattttaaaccaataaataatcaaatgaaaaacataatactaaataagtatatacattccatattatcacatccaaaacataaaaacgcaattttgttttaagtatattttcgcttacctaaagtctttaatagttttttaattaatgtagaagtgtaaaaaaatatagaaaaaaatatataaacactcgtaatgacaagctttataactttcatgaagagcttaacttcgaaattcgccactataatcatataaatcatagatcaaaatttaaccattgattgttgtttacatttatgcttcattgttctcatcaaatttcgtttttttagattttcttttttgaaaacataatcTATTAGAGGGTGCAggtagatgaacggtttggatcattgatattatatttagagttttgcggttagtgaaaatattgcttgatgtttataaagtttctacaaattatatgacattgactcatatttcagttaaccgtaaatatcgaaatgtgatatcatcttcttacatccgccagacgatcatgttttcaaaaaataaaattttaaaaatgaaattcagtaagaagaataaactgtaaatgacaatcgacagttaaataaatttaaggtttcactactacaaaattatctattgcTGGCAGtccaaaaacttttttcaacgatccaaccgtcaaacttatttgtacacattccaagattgcatacgtaaaaaatcgtaaaaaacaaacattcagagattatgtaatggaacaaaagttttcgacggttataaacgaaaaatcacaatttaacggttattttagctccgattttgatgatcttTTACATATACACTCATctaccctataagaatgtaatgaataaatttgatctttaatttaaagtatttacactagtggataccacaaaaacttattttatacttaataaaaatataatattaactctaagtatttgtttaatctactggtttgacgcaatatgcattctacgaaacttttttcaacaatctaaccatcaaacttatttgtacatatTCCGATATcgtatacgtaaaaaatcgtaaaaaacaaacattcagagattacgtaatggaacaaaaaatttcgatggttataaacgaaaaatcacaatttaacggttattttatctccgattttgatgattttttacagatagactcctcgacctataagaatgtaatgaataaatttgatctttaatttaaagtatttatacttaatagaagtataatattcattataagtgtttgtttaatctactgttttgatgcaatatgcattctacaaaacttttttcaacgatccaaccgtcaaacttatttgtacacattccgagatcgcatacgtaaaaaatcataacaaacaaacattcagagattacgtaacataacaaaagttttccacggttataaaagaaaaatcacaatttaacggttaatttatctccgattttgatgattttttacagatacactcctcaatcctataagaatgtaatgaataaatttgatctttaatttaaagtctttacactaatggataccacaaaaacttattttatacttaatagaagtataatattaactctaagtgtttgtttaatctactgttttgacgcaatatgcattctacaaaacttttttcaacgatccaaccgtcaaacttatttgtacacattccgagatcgcattcgtaaaatatcataaaaaacaaacattcagagattacgtaacggaacaaaagttttcgacggttataaatgaaaaatcacaatttaacggttatttaagctccgattttgatgattttttacagatacactcctcaaccctataagaatgtaatgaataaatttgatctttaatttaaagtatttacactagtggataccacaaaaacttattttatacttaatagaagtataatattaactctaagtgtttgtttaatctaccgttttgacgcaatatgcattctacaaaacttttttcaacgatccaaccgtcaaacttatttgtacacattccgagatcgcatacgtaaaaaatcataaaaaaacaaacattcagagattacataatggaacaaaagttttcgacggttataaacgaaaaatcataatttaacggttattttatctccgattttgatgattttttacagatagactcctcgacctataagaatgtaatgaataaatttgatctttaatttaaagtatttacactagtggaacttattttatacttaatagaagtataatattaactctaagtgtttgtttaatctactgttttgacgcaatatgcattctacaaaacatttttcaatgatccaaccgtcaaaattatttgtacacattccgagatcgcatacgtaaaaaatcataaaaaaacaaacattcagagattacgtaacggaacaaaagttttcgatggttataaacgaaaaatcacaatttaacggttatttgagttctgattttgatgtttttttacagatacactcctcgaccctataagaatgtaatgaataaatttgatctttaatttaaagtatttacactagtggataccacaacaactttttttatacttaattaaagtataatattaactttaagtgtttgtttaatctactattttgacgcaatatgcattctatgaaactttttttaacgatccaaccatcaaacgtatttgtacacatttcgagattgcatacgtaaaaaatcataacaaataaacatttagagattacgtaacggaacaaaagttttcgacggttataaacgaaaaattacaatttaacggttattttaactccgattttgatgatttttttacagatacactcctcgaccatataagaatgtaatgaatacatttgatctttaatttaaagtatttatactagtggataccacaaaaacttattttatacttaatacaagtataatattaactccaagtgtttgtttaatctattgttttgacgcaatatgcattctacaaaacttttttcaacgatcaaaccgtcaaacttatttgtacacattccaagatcgcatacgtaaaaaatcataaaaaataaacattcagatattacgtaatggaacaaaagttttcgacgattataaacgaaaaatcacaatttaacggttattttagctccgattttgatgattttttacagatacactcctcgaccctataagaatgtaatgaataaatttgatctttaatttaaagtatttacactagtggataccacaaaaacttattttatacttaatagaagtataatattaactctaagtgtttgtttaatataccgttttgacgcaatatgcattctacaaaacttttttcaacgatccaaccgtcaaacttatttgtacacatttcgagatcgcaaacttaaaaaatcataaaaaacaaacattcagagattacgtaacggaacaaaagttttcgacggttataaatgaaaaatcacaatttaacggttattttagctttgattttgatgattttgtacatatacactcctcgaccctataagaatgtaatgaataaatttgatctttaatttaaagcatttacatttttttatatatgagtgattgtatatatatatttttacattttttacacttctacaataattattattaattttgccctcaaataaaaaacattattcatgaggacttgaaggattttaaaaatctaaatgataatataagtgtaacaattatctatttgtagaggaataatgataaatcacgagtgtttatatattctttcacatttttcatacttttatgtatgtcttcttagttcttgcatatacaaatactatactagtatattatgtaaaatttagtaaaatttatgtacaagaatatgttatgtaaaatttatcctagtaatgataataaggaactctcataataaaaataaataatgactaaaactttttttttttataatttatatagaacaataatacaaaattatatatttaatatagaatatattgtatatattaatatgactattgtgttttataataaatcttttagtaattaaactttaaaattattaaattttttttttcttaatgggtcgaaacgggttacccacgtgttacccgcgtgtatacttgttaagaacccgttattaacgggttcttaacgg
Proteins encoded in this region:
- the LOC126630280 gene encoding uncharacterized protein LOC126630280; protein product: MSYVVNTAWDQYLKPSLLAVTVTPTQRLKLLIIGLIDRDRDSDRDIEAARQEVADGRTNNKYDNNNLDWATIIVVFCLTAAIGIAVLPFQGPPGQLHLPVIFYFLGFSVLLAFTCILVSKFIHFNYCPAGITIAPIFHQLGLFFGVTAFFISISIPFPLWFKCAAMSIYIVTFLFVVLCNLHFNKYYKTHGFKYPNPAIHPAVESFGGSTSTIDDQACTSRIEWREKTVM